Proteins encoded in a region of the Rutidosis leptorrhynchoides isolate AG116_Rl617_1_P2 chromosome 9, CSIRO_AGI_Rlap_v1, whole genome shotgun sequence genome:
- the LOC139867296 gene encoding NADH dehydrogenase [ubiquinone] iron-sulfur protein 4, mitochondrial-like has translation MAKILRRNFAIDLLRKNQGSAIGVRSSTSDALVELNPGEVGIIAGIPQEQLRRRVMIYSPARTASQQGSGKVGEWKINFLSTQKWDNPLMGWTSTGDPYANVGEAGLSFNSVEAAKAFAEKHGWEYQVKKPHTPILKAKSYADNFKWKGPPKTDQS, from the exons ATGGCAAAAATTCTCCGGCGTAATTTCGCGATTGATCTGCTCCGCAAAAATCAAGGATCGGCGATCGGAGTGAGATCATCCACATCTGATGCTTTAGTGGAACTTAATCCAGGCGAGGTTGGAATCATAGCCGGTATCCCTCAAGAACAGCTTCGACGAAGG GTCATGATATACTCACCTGCACGAACTGCATCCCAACAAGGTTCTGGAAAAGTAGGGGAGTGGAAAATCAACTTTCTATCCACTCAGAA GTGGGATAATCCATTAATGGGGTGGACATCAACGGGAGATCCATATGCTAACGTTGGTGAAGCAGGGCTCAGTTTTAATAGCGTGGAGGCAGCCAAGGCATTTGCTGAAAAGCATGGCTGGGAATATCAG GTCAAGAAGCCTCACACTCCTATACTTAAG GCTAAATCATATGCAGACAATTTCAAATGGAAAGGGCCACCAAAAACAGACCAATCTTAG
- the LOC139869302 gene encoding uncharacterized protein, translating to MLQTLHPYTSTAKTAEIMARYRPIAPRPQSSLLTTNSTTSSMSPTIRQSPYLRNVWPHLQSRPTRTRKRGRTSLGPPPQANFKRPRTLLQGLSPPFHITTSPAKSLSIQGFAPPPPTTSATATATTTLVTLPLLPCTSSHNMQLQTNVNIDLNKVMDIPEEKDLLAQLQKPTTNVISPTPIRLIRSTVAIRAVKEDAVPVHISPVIMKKPEEIEKELESQVLPAFVSDSNNQVRLVNSAYKEMVGQPECAWLESMVTGHGLEVACKSICGEVVLEFMDLIEQIDHAVSSSSGFSCWARIEWGVNGKKNFVNAFGEATRLACESKDYKFAWRFHTKEASEGASHV from the exons atgtTGCAAACCTTGCATCCGTACACCTCCACGGCTAAAACAGCCGAGATCATGGCTAGGTACAGGCCTATTGCACCTAGACCTCAATCCTCTTTATTAACCACTAATAGTACTA CATCATCAATGTCACCCACCATAAGGCAGTCACCGTATTTAAGAAATGTTTGGCCTCATTTGCAATCAAGACCAACAAGAACAAGAAAAAGAGGAAGGACATCTTTAGGACCACCACCACAAGCAAACTTCAAAAGACCAAGAACCCTTCTTCAAGGCTTATCACCACCGTTTCACATCACTACTTCACCGGCGAAAAGTTTGTCAATTCAAGGTTTTGCACCACCGCCACCAACAACCAGCGCCacagccaccgccaccaccacactAGTCACCCTACCATTACTTCCATGCACTTCGTCACACAACATGCAGTTGCAAACAAATGTGAATATTGATCTTAATAAGGTAATGGACATCCCTGAAGAAAAAGACCTCCTTGCACAGTTACAAAAACCAACCACAAATGTCATTTCACCTACACCAATTCGACTTATTCGATCAACCGTTGCGATTCGTGCCGTTAAGGAAGATGCGGTTCCGGTTCATATCTCACCGGTGATCATGAAGAAGCCTGAAGAGATAGAGAAAGAATTGGAATCGCAAGTTTTGCCTGCGTTTGTATCGGACTCGAATAATCAAGTGAGGTTAGTGAATTCGGCTTATAAAGAGATGGTGGGTCAGCCCGAATGCGCATGGCTCGAGTCGATGGTCACGGGTCATGGGTTAGAAGTTGCATGCAAGAGTATATGTGGTGAAGTGGTGCTTGAATTCATGGATTTAATTGAGCAAATTGATCATGCGGTTTCTTCTTCGAGTGGGTTTTCGTGTTGGGCTCGAATTGAATGGGGTGTTAATGGGAAGAAGAATTTTGTGAATGCTTTTGGTGAGGCTACGAGGTTGGCTTGTGAATCAAAGGACTACAAGTTTGCTTGGAGGTTTCATACAAAAGAAGCTTCAGAAGGTGCTTCACATGTGTAG